In Thermodesulfovibrionales bacterium, the sequence TCTGAAGGGATATTTCTCGAAGATGAAGGGAGGGGCCCAAAGCCCGCCCGGTGTGGGCTGGGCAGAGGTACTCTGGTCGTTGGTCGGCTCTTCCATAGGCATCGGAATCTGCGCATACCTCTCTGCTCGCTACTGTGAACCGAGGGATCTGACGCTCATCATAGGGTCCTTCGGCGCATCGGCCGTTCTCGTGTACGGGGCGATCAAGAGCCCTCTTGCCCAACCGCGAAACGTTATCGGCGGCCATATCCTCTCGGCCCTCGCCGGTGTGGCAAGCTATCAGCTCTTTGGCGGGACCTTATGGATTGCAGCGGCCCTCGGCGTATCCTTTGCTATCGTTGTGATGCTTATCACGAAGACCCTTCACCCGCCGGGAGGCGCAACCGCGCTGATAGCAGTGATAGGCGGAAAGAAGATACACGACCTCGGCTTCCTCTATGCGTTACTGCCCGCGGGAGCCGGTGCACTCATCCTCCTTGCCGTGGCGCTTCTCGTGAACAACCTCTCGGCGAACAGAAGATATCCCGAGTACTGGTTTTAGTTACTGATAGTCCCGTTCGAGGCAGCGGAGAAGAACTCGGTTGCAGCCTCACTTGTCGTCCCTATGAAAAGATGATGCCTCTATCCGCGATGCGACTTGGCGAATAGGGTAGACTTTGCTATAGTTATTTCAGAACGACGGACAGGGTTGTCCTTAGGTGACTGACAAACCAAGGGCGGAAAATCAGATGAAGGCGTCAGATCTCTTAATCAAGTGTCTCGAAAATGAGGGGGTCGAGTATATATTCGGTCTGCCCGGCGAAGAGACCCTTGACCTCATGGAGTCTCTCAGGACATCGACTATACGTTTCATCCTCACCCGCCACGAGCAGGCGGCTGCGTTTATGGCGGATGCCTACGGACGCCTCACCGGCAAGGCGGGCGTCTGTATCGCAACCCTGGGTCCGGGCGCGACGAACCTTCTCACGGGCGTTGCCGATGCCTTTCTCGACAAGTCTCCCCTCGTGGCGATAACGGGACAGGCCGACCTGAAGAGGATCCACAAGGAATCACATCAGTACATCGATATCGTGGAGAGTTTCAAGACCGTGACCAAGTGGAACGGCAGGATAGAGTCGCCCGAAATAATCCCCGAAATGGTGCGGAAGGCCTTCAAGGTCGCCGAAACGGAAAAGCCGGGCTCGGTGCACCTGGAACTCCCCGAGAACGTGGCCGCCATGGAGGTTGATGAAATGTACGCGACCATGATCGCGCCGATCCGGCCGAGACGAAGCTCACCGGACCGACAGTCCCTCAGAAAGGCGGCAGAGCTTATCGAGCAGGCGCGATTTCCGGTCATACTCGCAGGGCACGGTGTAGTCCGGAAGTCGGCAGGTGCGAGGCTCCAGAAATTCGCAGAGCTCTTCTGCATCCCCGTTGTGACGACCTTCATGGGCAAGGGCGGGATAACCGCAGAAAGCGAGTGCTGCATCGGCACCCTCGGACTGAGCAATGATAGGCAGATCACCGCTGTTTTTTCAAAGGCGGACCTCGTCATCGCCGCGGGCTATGACCTTGTCGAATATTCGCCGGCGAACTGGAACCCGCAACTGGACAAGAAGATCATCCACATCGACTTTACCACGAGCGAGGTCGATCACCACTACGTCCCGGAAGTCGAGATTATTTCCGATATCCGGGAGACCCTGGAACTCCTTGAAGGGATATTGAGTACAAACAAAAAGAACGAATGCGTCATTGCCTTGAGGAGGGACTTCACGGAGGGTTTTGAGAGAGAGGGTACCGTCGACACATGGCCTCCTCGGCCTCCGCGGATTATCTATGGGATCCGGCAGGTTCTCGGGGCGAGCGATATCGTGATATCAGACGTAGGCATGTGCAAGTTGTGGGCGGCAAAATTCTACCCTGTATACCGGAACAACACCTTTGTCCTCTCGAATGGCTTCGCCTCCATGGGATTTTCGCTCCCGTCCGCGATAGCGGCAAAGCTCATCTATCCGGAGCGGAACGTCGTGGCCCTGTCCGGAGACGGCGGGTTCATGATGAATCTCCAGGACCTCGAGACGGCCTGCCGGCTGAAGCTCAATATCGTCGTCGTAATCTTTGACGACGGAGGATACGACCTTATCAAGTGGAAGGCGGAAAAGAAATTCGGCACTGCCTATGGCGTGGATTTTTCGAATCCGGACTTCGTCAAGCTCGCGGAGAGTTTCGGTGCGATCGGGGTCAGACTGAAATCCTCAGAGGAATTCGAAGGCCTCCTGAGGCATGCCCTGACTGAGACCGTGCCCGTTGTTATCGATATCCCGATAGATTACAGCAACAACGAGATTATCTTTAACCGTTTGTGAAGACGCCCGACACAAGCGTTACTGCTCTGTCCCCCCTAATTTATCGAAGCAACTCTTGAGGGCGCCGAGCATCTCATGGGATAGTTTCTCGATGGTATCCATTCTTCCGAGCGCCTTCAGGAGAAGTTCGTGCAAATCGTCCTCCGATATGGACGCATCGATGAGCTCCAACGTGCCCTTCACTGCCAGGATGTTTTCGTCGAGTTGATCTGAGAGTGCCGCAAGCTGCTTATCCCTCTCTGACATAGCACAATCTCCATTCAGATGGACGGCGTGATAAAGGTAATTCATACCCCGAACTTCTATCGCTCATTATAACAGATTTCAGGATCAGGCCGAGGGGGAAGATCTTCGGGCAAATCTGTCTCTGTAGATGTTAGGAAGAGCCGCTCACAGAGAGCTTTTTCAACAGGTCTTCGAAAACGCATCTCCAGGACGCCGAGAGCGCGCGCACTTCGAGGACGGCTTCGATCGCCTCGCGATTCTCCCTGTCATGGTGACGAATGCGATTGGCGAAGGCTATCGTTATCCCCTGTGAGGCTCTCTCTTTTAAGGCGAATGGGCTGCTTCTTTCTACGACACCCTCTTCGAGCACCCTGAGATAAAATCCCGTGCGGCCTGAGTCCAAAACAAGCGGTATGATATCGGCCCGGCCGTAGCGGATGGCGAGCGTGCCGCAGGGTTGGCGCGGCTGTGAGACCTGCACGACGGCAGTTCCGAGTTTAAAGACGTCTCCGATACGGACCTCGTCTTCGCGAAGACCGGAAACGGGAAGGTTCTCGCCAAAGGGAGCGGACGGCAGTCGCGTTCCGAAAACATTTTCCCAGTATGGATAATGATCAGCAGAGTAGACGCAGACGGCCTTGTCAGGCCCGCCGTGGTGTTTTAGATCTCCGACACCGTCACCTTCGAATCCAAGTTCCCCGAGCACTATCGGTCCAGAAACGGGAACCTTGCAGATCCCGGTTACTATCTCCCTGCCATGAAAAACTTCTTTCTTCGGCAGACCGATGTTTAACGATTCAATAGCCGTCTGATTCATTCTACCGTTAATGCGCCAAAGGGACAGCAATAGATGAGGTTTCTGTGCTCCTCGGTAACGAACTTGTCATGGTTCATGATCCATGCCTTACCATCCCTCATCACGAAGAACAGAGGATAGAGTTCGGCGCATGCGCCGCAACCGACGCACAGGCTGTAATCGACGTACGGTATCACTTGGTCTTCCATCTACGAAGATTCCGGAAAAACCATACGCGATTAAGACTAATCCGCAGGGGTCACGACCGCCATGACAACGAGTTTTTCGCCTTTATTAGCCTCAAACCCATGGGGGACCATCGGGTCGCAGAGGATACAGGTCTTCTCGCCGGCCTCCATGCGTTCGTCACCAACGATAAACGTTCCTTTGCCTTCCACACAATACATGAGCAATCTCATCGGGGCCTTATGTGGGTCAAGCTTTTGGCCGGGGTTCAGACACATGAGGGCGATCCGCATCTCAGGCTTGTCTGAGAGCATTTCGCGCGAAATCCTGTCAGGGTAAAACGTTATGAGCTTCTTGAGATCCAATAGTTCCATACGAAACCTCCTCTTGAAACGAAAATAGAGATAAGGGCTTTCACCATGCTTTCATTCTATCAGGCTTTTACTCTCTCCGTAAGGGATAAGACGGGATGCGGACCAACTCGCCGCAATGACCCTCGGGAACAACGCAGCCTTCACCGAAGCGGTAATGGAAGAGCCCCTTACCTTCGCCGAGCTCTTTATTGCACGCTGCGATGCAGGCACCGCAATTAACGCAGGAGATGTCCCGCCTGTTCTTCCTCGGCAGCACATCCATGAAGCAAGCCTTCTCACAACCCTTGCAGTCCGTGCATTCTCCCATCCTCGCCGTGTCCATTTTTAGCCGCAAAGAGCGGGGGCTGACCCAGCCGAAGAGCATCTGCATCAAACCTGCGGCGCAGATATACCTGCAAAAGACATGTCTCACGAAAACCGACGTGATGACCATGTAAAGGGAAACGCCGATAATGCCCGCCTTTACGCCGAAGGTGAAGTGCCCGCTTACAATCTGTCCCCAGACCGTTTTCGGCGCTATGAAATAGCCGGTGAGCGATGCGCCGGCAAGGGGAGGCAGCACGAGAAGACTGAAAAACGCGAGAATTCCGTAAAGAGGCCTGTTGCCATGCATCACATCGGGGTCATTCGGCTTTCTGCCATAGAGGCTTCTCCTGCCGAGGAGCCTCTGGGATAGGAAGTCGACATATTCGAACATCGCTCCTTCGGGGCAGAACCATCCGCAGAAAAACCTCCCCAAGAAGTACCCCAGCAGGGGAAAGATGGATAGGGCGAGTACCCAGGGAAGCAGCGCCCTGAGAAGGACATGGGTTGCAACATAGGTCGAGCCTGAGATGCCGGCCGCCGCGAGCCCCTCTTTCAGCCCAAGGCTCCATACCTTTCCGAGGATGATCAACTCCCTGGCGTCGGAGTCATACCGGAGGATATTGAGGACCGGCATGAGGAAGAGGAAAAGCACGAAGAGCAATTGTGTCAGCCTTCTGTATTTAAGCAATGTGTTTACACGCATATCGTCTCCCTCTTAACACGAAGATAGCTCCTTGAAGAAAATCGCTTCTGTAACTATTTAACCATGGCGAGAGGACTCGTGCTATGAGATAAATCATAGAGAGGGGGGAATGCTGCCTGCCTTTATGGAGGGGGAGGCAGGCAGCATGGGAGAAAGATGTATCTCAGTAAACTTGAGAACCTTATCGAAAGGTAATTTACGATAACCAAAAAATGTGAAGACAATATGAAGAAGAACCTGTGACGGCAGACCTTATTCTGAGGATAGAAAGCGGGTAAAGGCCGATGAGAAACGGACGCAGTACGGCTGCCCGCTCGAATTCGATGGCACAGAAGAGTTTGACTTTGCCGTAATGATGACTTAATATTTTTTTATGAAATTATCTTGCCGCAAAGGCGCCTCAGCCTTTCGTGCGATGTCGAGATGCCTTCGGTTACCAGAATTCCGCGTTCTGATGAGAAGGAGGGAGATAAGACGATGAACGATACGCGCCTGCCGCATCCCTTTTACAGAATATTATTTCGTATCGGCGGCGCACTCGCGGCGCTCTGCATCGTGACCGGTTGTAGCCGCCCGTCTTCCAACCGGGTGCAGGGCTATGTCGAGGGAGAGTTTGTCTACGTGGCATCGCCTTTTGCGGGCGCCTTGGAAGTGCTCCATGTGCAGAAGGGCTCGCAGGTGAAGGAAGGTGACCCGCTGTTCGAGCTGGACCCCGAGTCTGAAAAAGCTGCGCGGGACGAAGCTGATCGCCGGCTGGCTCAGGCCCGGGCGAACCTTGAAGATGCGAAGAAAGGCAAACGCCCAACGGAAATCGATTCCTTCGAAGCGCAGGTCCGGCAGGCAGAGGAGGCCCTGTCGCTTTCGGAAAAAGAACTCGTGCGACAGGAAAACCTTTTTCCCTCCGGAGCTGCTACCGCGCAAGACGTTGACCGGGCACGTTCCGCAAGGGACCAGAACCGCCAGCGGGTGGCGCAGGCTAAAGCCGACCTGAAGACGGCGCTGCTCGGTTCGCGCAGCGACCAGATCAAGGCGGCTGAGGACGAGGTGAGGGCGCGAGAAGCGGCGCTGGCAAGGGCCGAATGGGACCTTTCCCAGAAGAGTCAGTCCTCGCCGCAAGCCGGGCTGGTCTTTGACACGCTATACCGCGAGGGCGAATGGATCGCAGCAGGCCGTCCGGTCGTCTCGCTGCTGCCTCCGCAGAACATCAAAGTCCGGGCCTTCGTGCCCGAGACTGAGATCGGTTCGCTCCATCTCGGCGATGCGGTGCGGGTCTTTGTGGACGGCTTACGTGAACCCTTCGTCGGAAAGGTGAGCTTCATTTCGCCGCGGGCCGAATATACCCCTCCGGTGATTTACAGCAGGGAGACTCGCAGCAAACTCGTATTCATGATTGAAGCGGTCTTCGATCCGAAAACAGCGGTGATCCTGCATCCCGGGCAGCCGATAGACCTGCAATTCGGTTTCAGATGAACGGCGACTTCGCCATCGATGTGCAGGGAATCACGAAGCGGTTCGGTGACCTCACTGCCGTCAACAAGGTCAGTCTTCAGGTCCGCACGGGAGAGATCTGCGGATTTCTCGGACCGAACGGGAGCGGCAAGACGACTTTTATCCGGATGCTCTGCGGGCTCCTTCGTGCGGATGAAGGCAGCGGCAGGTGCCTCGGTTATGACATCATGAACGAGAGTGAAGCGATCAAGCGCCAGGTCGGCTATATGACCCAGCGGTTCAGCTTTTATGAGGACTTGAGCATTTCCGAGAACCTCGATTTTGTAGCACGCATGTATTCCATGAGCGATCGCCGCGAAGCCGTGAACGAGGGCATCGAGCGTCTCGGCCTATCGGAACGGAGGAACCAGCTTGCCGGTGAGCTTTCCGGGGGCTGGAAGCAGCGCCTCGCCCTGGCGGCATGCATGATTCACCGGCCGAAGCTGCTACTCCTCGATGAACCGACGGCAGGTGTCGACCCCAAGGCGCGCCGCGAATTCTGGGAGGAGATCCATGAGCTCGCGGGGCAGGGTCTGACATTCCTCATCGCAACGCACTATATGGATGAGGCAGAACGCTGCCATAGGCTTGCCTTTATCCTCAACGGCAATCTCCTCACGCAGGGTACCGTAGACGAGGTTGTACGCAAGTCCAATCTGACGACGTGGTCGGTGAGCGGCCCGGACTTGCTCAGGCTCGGGGAGCAGCTCCGCAAACGACCCGGCGTGGAACAAGCGGTTGCTTTCGGCAACGCGCTCCATGTGAGCGGGGACGACACAGCAGCTCTTGAGGAGGCGATAGCGCCGTTTCGCACGGAGCACTATGAATGGAGTCAAGTTGCCTCGGGGCTCGAGGACGTCTTCATTCACCTCATGGACAGGTCGAAGCAGGGCGTTTCGTCATGAGAGAGAATCGTTTTTCGCCTGCGCGCTTCTGGGCGATGGTCGTGAAGGAGTTTATTCAGATGCGCCGCGACCGTCTGACTTTCGGAATGATGGTCGGCATCCCCCTCATTCAGTTGATCCTCTTCGGCTTCGCGATCAACTCTGACCCGAAGCATTTACCTACCGCCGTGCTCCTTGCGGACAACGGTCCGCAGGGCCGGACACTGCTCTATGCGATTCGGGACAGCGCATATTTTGATCTGGTCAGGCGGATAAAGACGGAAACCGAGGGGATGGATGCGCTCGCACGGGGTGAAGTCCAGTTTGTCGTAAACATTCCGGAGAATTTCAGCCGCGATCTCCTCCGCGGCGACAGGCCCTCTCTTCTCGTCGAGGCTGACGCCACCGATCCCGCAGCCACGGGCATCGCGCTCGGTGCCCTGCCGCCTCTCCTGGTCTCTGCGCTGCAGAACGATCTCAAGGGCCCGCTCGCCTTTCTCCCCGCCACAGACGGTCCTATTGATCTCCGCGTGCATGCGCTCTACAACCCCGAGGCGGTCACGCAATATAATATCGTTCCCGGGCTGATGGGAGTCGTCCTCACCATGACGATGGTGATAATCACGGGGCTCGCGATCACGCGCGAACGGGAGCGCGGCACCATGGAGAATCTCCTCTCGATGCCGACGCGGCCGCTCGAGGTGCTGATCGGCAAGATCATACCGTATATCCTTGTCGGTTACATTCAGGTTGGGCTGATCCTCGTCGCCTCGCGATTTCTCTTTCTCGTTCCGATGGTCGGTAATCTCTTCCTTCTGCTCGCCGTTGCGCTCGTCTTCATCACCGCGAACCTCGCGATGGGTATCACCTTTTCGACCGTTGCCGAGAATCAGCTCCAGGCCGTGCAGATGGCGTTTTTCTTCTTCTTGCCGTCACTGCTGCTCTCCGGTTTCATGTTCCCTTTCCGCGGTATGCCGCGTTGGGCGCAGATAGTCGGTGAATTATTTCCGCTCACCCATTTTCTGCGGATCGTTCGGGGCATCCTCCTCAAAGGGAACGGATTCGGAGATGTCGTGAGGCAGTTATGGCAAATAGCCCTTTTTGCCGCCATCGCGCTGACGATCGGCGTGAAGCGCTACCGTCGTACGCTGGATTAGGCCTTTACCGAAAGGGAGAGAAGAAACGGGAAGGTTGAGACGGTCGAGCTAACTCCACCTCCAGAGTGCGACGACGAACGTTATGAGGAATACAAAGGCGAGGTTTATGTAGGCGAGTGCATAGAAGACCCTCTCGGGAAGTGGCTTCGGTATCTTTCTTCCCTCTCCTATCAGCCTTCCGACTTCCGGCATCGGGAGTATTTTGTCTTCGGCGTGTGGTGCCGTCCTGAGCGCATCGGAAAGGTCATGGCCTGCAAGGTGTTTCCTCGCATGAGCGCCGTCCTTCCAGAGCCGTGACTGTGTGACATCGTAGATCTTTCCTCCATAGGCGATAAAGGCGGGTTTTCCATCCTTTCCGTCAAAGCTGTGCAACTCCTCAGCGGTCAGGTCCTGCTTCCCCCTGCCGATATCTGCCTCGTACCGCACCCTCAGTTTTCGTTTCAACCTCGGTCCGATAAAAAAGGTGACGACCACCGCTGTTGATACCATGAGCAGGAAGAGGAAGATCTTAATGCTGAGAAGAATACCGAAACGCGTCGTGTAGAAGACATTCCAGGCCGGGACCCTCGCGACGGTAAGGAGAATACCCGTCGCCGAAAGGATGATGATCGAAATCCAGCCGAGGAGGAGCTCACCCTTCGGGAGTCCCCGAGCGGCATATGCAGGCTTCAGCAGAATATGGACATAGAAGATCGTGCCGAACCAGGCTATTGCGGTGAGGAGATGGATGTAGCCGATGAAGAACCTTACGACCTTCTGGATCTTCGACAGGGGTCTGTAGAGGCCCTTGATTTTCATATCAGCGAGGAACTGCTCTCCCGCCTTCGTCAGGGGGCCGCCGCCTACTGCCGCAATATGGCATTCCCCGCACCGCATTCCTGTCTGACGGGCATATTCCGTTGTGGCAAATGAAGTAGACAGGAAGGATGGAAGGAGAAGAAACATCGATAATGTCGTAAAAAAAAGCTTCATGGCCCTATGATAAAGGAAGGGGAGAGCGGTATGCAACCGCCCTCCCCTTCCTTGCTTCGCCAAAGGGATATCTCGGAATTCCTTAAGCTTTTTCCGGTGCAGCCTTCATCACAGGCAACGGCTCTTTCCCGAGCTTGAAGTAATCCACGACAAATATCCATACACCGATGAGGAACCCCACACCGAAGATCGTCCTTAAGATCCAGAACCAGAGGTTATATGTGGTTTTTACTGCAACGTAATCGAGCCCGATAAGTCGTTCCATGTAGGTCTGAACCATTCCTGCACCAGTTGTTGTTAAGACGATGAATATCATCGAGATGGTCATCCACCAGAAGGACTGAAAGGCCCTTGAAGGGTTGAACGCCTTTACGCCGCGTATCGCGGGCAAGGTCACATAAATCATTGCGAGGACAAGAAGGACATAGGCGCCGTAAAAGGCAAGATGACCATGTGCCGTTGTAATCTGAGTTCCATGCGTCCACCGGTTTACTTGGGGTAGCGTATGGATCACACCCCACAAGCCGGCGCCCACAAAATTGAATATGGCATGTGCAACCGTGTAGTAAAGACCTGCTCGGTTGGTTACTGCCCTTGCCTCCCTCGTTGTCCTGAAGGCATCCCAGACCATGACGAGCAAAGGAATGGGTTCAAGGGAGCTGAATATCCCGCCGATCCATAGCCAGTAAGCTGGGGTGCCGATCCAGTAGTAATGGTGGCCAGTACCGAGGATTCCTGTGAACATAACGAGCCCGACCTCGATGTACATCCAT encodes:
- a CDS encoding HPP family protein translates to MTLKGYFSKMKGGAQSPPGVGWAEVLWSLVGSSIGIGICAYLSARYCEPRDLTLIIGSFGASAVLVYGAIKSPLAQPRNVIGGHILSALAGVASYQLFGGTLWIAAALGVSFAIVVMLITKTLHPPGGATALIAVIGGKKIHDLGFLYALLPAGAGALILLAVALLVNNLSANRRYPEYWF
- a CDS encoding acetolactate synthase large subunit; protein product: MKASDLLIKCLENEGVEYIFGLPGEETLDLMESLRTSTIRFILTRHEQAAAFMADAYGRLTGKAGVCIATLGPGATNLLTGVADAFLDKSPLVAITGQADLKRIHKESHQYIDIVESFKTVTKWNGRIESPEIIPEMVRKAFKVAETEKPGSVHLELPENVAAMEVDEMYATMIAPIRPRRSSPDRQSLRKAAELIEQARFPVILAGHGVVRKSAGARLQKFAELFCIPVVTTFMGKGGITAESECCIGTLGLSNDRQITAVFSKADLVIAAGYDLVEYSPANWNPQLDKKIIHIDFTTSEVDHHYVPEVEIISDIRETLELLEGILSTNKKNECVIALRRDFTEGFEREGTVDTWPPRPPRIIYGIRQVLGASDIVISDVGMCKLWAAKFYPVYRNNTFVLSNGFASMGFSLPSAIAAKLIYPERNVVALSGDGGFMMNLQDLETACRLKLNIVVVIFDDGGYDLIKWKAEKKFGTAYGVDFSNPDFVKLAESFGAIGVRLKSSEEFEGLLRHALTETVPVVIDIPIDYSNNEIIFNRL
- a CDS encoding MOSC domain-containing protein, with product MNQTAIESLNIGLPKKEVFHGREIVTGICKVPVSGPIVLGELGFEGDGVGDLKHHGGPDKAVCVYSADHYPYWENVFGTRLPSAPFGENLPVSGLREDEVRIGDVFKLGTAVVQVSQPRQPCGTLAIRYGRADIIPLVLDSGRTGFYLRVLEEGVVERSSPFALKERASQGITIAFANRIRHHDRENREAIEAVLEVRALSASWRCVFEDLLKKLSVSGSS
- a CDS encoding ferredoxin, whose amino-acid sequence is MEDQVIPYVDYSLCVGCGACAELYPLFFVMRDGKAWIMNHDKFVTEEHRNLIYCCPFGALTVE
- a CDS encoding cupin domain-containing protein, giving the protein MELLDLKKLITFYPDRISREMLSDKPEMRIALMCLNPGQKLDPHKAPMRLLMYCVEGKGTFIVGDERMEAGEKTCILCDPMVPHGFEANKGEKLVVMAVVTPAD
- a CDS encoding 4Fe-4S binding protein, with translation MRVNTLLKYRRLTQLLFVLFLFLMPVLNILRYDSDARELIILGKVWSLGLKEGLAAAGISGSTYVATHVLLRALLPWVLALSIFPLLGYFLGRFFCGWFCPEGAMFEYVDFLSQRLLGRRSLYGRKPNDPDVMHGNRPLYGILAFFSLLVLPPLAGASLTGYFIAPKTVWGQIVSGHFTFGVKAGIIGVSLYMVITSVFVRHVFCRYICAAGLMQMLFGWVSPRSLRLKMDTARMGECTDCKGCEKACFMDVLPRKNRRDISCVNCGACIAACNKELGEGKGLFHYRFGEGCVVPEGHCGELVRIPSYPLRRE
- a CDS encoding HlyD family efflux transporter periplasmic adaptor subunit produces the protein MNDTRLPHPFYRILFRIGGALAALCIVTGCSRPSSNRVQGYVEGEFVYVASPFAGALEVLHVQKGSQVKEGDPLFELDPESEKAARDEADRRLAQARANLEDAKKGKRPTEIDSFEAQVRQAEEALSLSEKELVRQENLFPSGAATAQDVDRARSARDQNRQRVAQAKADLKTALLGSRSDQIKAAEDEVRAREAALARAEWDLSQKSQSSPQAGLVFDTLYREGEWIAAGRPVVSLLPPQNIKVRAFVPETEIGSLHLGDAVRVFVDGLREPFVGKVSFISPRAEYTPPVIYSRETRSKLVFMIEAVFDPKTAVILHPGQPIDLQFGFR
- a CDS encoding ABC transporter ATP-binding protein — its product is MNGDFAIDVQGITKRFGDLTAVNKVSLQVRTGEICGFLGPNGSGKTTFIRMLCGLLRADEGSGRCLGYDIMNESEAIKRQVGYMTQRFSFYEDLSISENLDFVARMYSMSDRREAVNEGIERLGLSERRNQLAGELSGGWKQRLALAACMIHRPKLLLLDEPTAGVDPKARREFWEEIHELAGQGLTFLIATHYMDEAERCHRLAFILNGNLLTQGTVDEVVRKSNLTTWSVSGPDLLRLGEQLRKRPGVEQAVAFGNALHVSGDDTAALEEAIAPFRTEHYEWSQVASGLEDVFIHLMDRSKQGVSS
- a CDS encoding ABC transporter permease; its protein translation is MRENRFSPARFWAMVVKEFIQMRRDRLTFGMMVGIPLIQLILFGFAINSDPKHLPTAVLLADNGPQGRTLLYAIRDSAYFDLVRRIKTETEGMDALARGEVQFVVNIPENFSRDLLRGDRPSLLVEADATDPAATGIALGALPPLLVSALQNDLKGPLAFLPATDGPIDLRVHALYNPEAVTQYNIVPGLMGVVLTMTMVIITGLAITRERERGTMENLLSMPTRPLEVLIGKIIPYILVGYIQVGLILVASRFLFLVPMVGNLFLLLAVALVFITANLAMGITFSTVAENQLQAVQMAFFFFLPSLLLSGFMFPFRGMPRWAQIVGELFPLTHFLRIVRGILLKGNGFGDVVRQLWQIALFAAIALTIGVKRYRRTLD
- a CDS encoding CopD family protein; amino-acid sequence: MKLFFTTLSMFLLLPSFLSTSFATTEYARQTGMRCGECHIAAVGGGPLTKAGEQFLADMKIKGLYRPLSKIQKVVRFFIGYIHLLTAIAWFGTIFYVHILLKPAYAARGLPKGELLLGWISIIILSATGILLTVARVPAWNVFYTTRFGILLSIKIFLFLLMVSTAVVVTFFIGPRLKRKLRVRYEADIGRGKQDLTAEELHSFDGKDGKPAFIAYGGKIYDVTQSRLWKDGAHARKHLAGHDLSDALRTAPHAEDKILPMPEVGRLIGEGRKIPKPLPERVFYALAYINLAFVFLITFVVALWRWS